tgcattacaaatcgattcatatcatattataataaaatatataacattaaaatgtataatatgcattatgtataatatgaattctgagttttcttatgtcgtttatagtctgccctatgtgtggatgtcatacttaaaatcaagttagacttctaaaataaatattagacttataaaataaatataagccttatactgaattttttagtgacataccaggtggttttaaatggataagtcttggataaaagccgatagggattctctacagtatgaaattggtgttgaaaacttcttgatatttgccgaggaaaatgctaaaaacccCAAGAAAATTCCTTGTCCTTGTGCACACTGCTCTAACTTCAAAAAGTTTTCTGTGAATATAATCAGAGGTCATCTTTATAAATCAGGGTTTAGTTTAGGATATtctgattggatttggcatggagaaaACCATGATAATAGTACTAGGTCATCTGTTGGTAGTACTTGTCCTCCCTCGAAGCCCATACCAATTTCAGAAACATTTAACATGTATGAAGCAGCCTATAGTAGGGAAGATTGCGATAAAGAGTCAGATAACTTTAAGAGGTTTGTTGCCGATGCAGAACAACCTCTGTTTGAGGGAAGTGAGTGTACTAAACTGGAGTCGGTCTTAAAATTACATAATTGGAAGGCTAGGTTTAGAGTTTCCGATAAAGCTTTTACTGATCTGCTTCAATCAATTGGAACAATTCTTCCTAAAGATAATCTGCTTCCGTCTAATATGTATGAAGCCAAGAAAACCTTGACTGATTTAGGCCTCGAGTATATTAAATTCCACGCTTGTCCAAATGACTGCGTATTATACAGGGGTCCAATTCTCGAGTCTTCTTCCGAGTGTCCCAAATGCCATCTCTCTCGGTGGAAAGTTGGGAAAGATGGTTAAGTTAGGGTAAATGTGCCAGCTAAGGTTATGTGGTATTTTCCGATAATCCCCAGATTTAAAAGAATGTTTAAATCTTCATCTACTGCTGAATTAATGAGTTGGCATGCAAATAATCGATCCAAAGATCGAAAGATGCGTCACCCCTCTGAttctccttcttggagaaatGTAGATTGTAGGTGGCCTGAGTTTGGTAGCGAGGCAAGAAATATACGTTTAGGATTAGCGGTCGATGGTATAAATCCACACAACAATGGATTAAATAATCAGTACAGCTGCTGGCCAGTTATGTTAGTAACAtataatcttcctccatggttatgcatgaagaggaagtttatgatgttaacaacaTTAATTTCAGGCCCACAAGAGCCTGGTAATGATATTGACGTATATCTCCAGCCACTGATTGACGATTTAAAAAAATTGTGGGAGGAAGGTGAACCAAACGTGTACGATGCCCATACCAAATCCTTTTTCACTCTAAAGGCAATCTTGATGTGGACAATAAATGACTTTCCGGGATATGGAAATTTGTCGGGGTGCGTTAATAAGGGTTATAGGGCCTGTCTAGTATGCGGTGATCATACCGTGGCTAAATATCTAAGTCGTAGTAGAAAAATGAGCTACCAAGGACATCGTTGGTATTTAGATCTTTATCATCCGTATAGGAGACAAAGGACAGCTTTTAATGGAGAACAAGAATTTGGTTGTGCACTTGAACCACTTAGTGGAGAGGAAGTGTTGGGGCAACAACAGCAACTTAGGTTCAGTTTTGGGAAGGGGGGAAGCAAAGAAAGGTGGAGTCTCCATGGAAAAAACAGTCAGTTTTTTTTGAGTTAAAGTATTGGAAGTTTCTCCATGTTCGACATTGTTTAGATGTCATGCACGTCGAAAAGAACGTGTGTGATAATATAATTGGGACACTTCTGTACATGAAATTCAAGAGTAAAGATAGCCTTGCCTCGCATCTTGATTTGGTTGACATGGGAATACGGCCTGATTTAGCTCCAGAAGTAGGTGAGAAAAGAACATACCTACCTCCTGTCCCTTATACTCTCTCCCGGAAAGAAAAACAAACAATATTAGCATCATTGTACGACATGAAACTTCCATACGGACATGCTTCAAATATAAGAAATTGTGTATCGATGATTGATATGAAGTTGTATGGTTTAAAGTCCCATGACTACCATATCCTTCTCCAACAATTACTACCTGTTTGCATTCGTTCAGTGCTTCCGAAAAATGTTAGGGTTAGTATCATAAGATTGtgttttttcttcaactctctgtacaacaaagttgtagatgtgtcaaagttgaataaattacaagcagatgtgatattgaccctgtgtgagttagagaagatattccctccgtcattttttgatgttatgataCATCTTATGGTCCACCTAGTAAGGGAACTGCGATTATGTGGACCGGTTTTTTATAGATGGATGTTTCCATTTGAACGCTTTAATAAAATATTGAAGAGTTATGTAAGAAACCGATTATATCCAGAAGGTTCTATAGCTGAAGGTTACCTCAAAGAAGAGTCAATAGAATTTTGCAGTGAGTTCTATAGCGGGAGTAGTAGAACAGCCGGTCTTCCGAGAGATGaaaaaaaaatttctggtccaATCGGTGGTGTGACTATGAAGTCAGTTGCGGAAAAAGAACGAGATGAGGCTCATCTTTCAGTTCTTCGTAATAATTCGGAAGTGGAACCATATTTTATGTAAGTAAAATATAAAAAGTATACATATAATTGTTAAAGTTGTATTTGGTACAGTTTAGTCGAATTTGATGTAAGTAATTTCAGGTTGCATAAAAAATATTTGGAAGAGATTTATCGAGGGAAAAAGAAGAGTGTACAGTGGCTATTGGGAGAGCACAATCGACAATTTGCCGATTGGTTTGAACAAAAAGTTGGTTTACATTCTTTTTCCTTCTCTTGTAGCCACTTATATGCATCAATAAATTATATGTAGGTCAGTACAGAAATGAGGGAGAATACGGAAGCCGTATCTGAAACTTTAAGATGGTTGGCTGGGAAACCTTCATTTTCAGTTTTGACTTACGAAAGTTATGCTGTTGAAGGGGTCCGATACCACACAAAGGATCGAGATAATGCAAGGGTAGTTCAGAATAGTGGTGTGTCATTAGTTGCGAGGACAGTCCAAGTCTCTAGTGCTAAGGACATGAATCCTATAGAGAGTGATTTAAAATTTTATGGGGTGATCAGGGAAATATGGGAATTAGACTACCACGCATTCAAGGCCCCTCTGTTTTTATTACATGGGCAGTAAGTGACAAAGTCTGGGGGTAAGCGAGGCGTATGCGCAATATACAAAGTGATTATCAAGAAAGCTCGCGGGAAGAAAGTTAAAGTCACTGCCAATGAATGGGGGATTCCTAATGGGGAAACTAGAGCCCGTTTGCAGTCTTACATTGGTATATTGGCCAGGACTACAATTCCAATCGACATTCCTACGTGGCCAAATGTAGACCCTGAATTAAAATCAAAGCTTTGGTTAGATCTCCAGGTACTAGAtcaattctaaaaaattattatcaaatgtagatcttgaatataagtttttcctgttatgattttgtgaacttgtgttttttcaggctaccttcaaagttaaaccagaaattgaaaacatggtgtaataaccccaaaattttgaactttttgtaacccttatgaatagtgttttagctgaatgagaaaacttttcatgccacactatgtaggggttctgttatggatattctgagattttattagtactctatatggtatataagtgtatgtaaagatcgtcagaatccaattccgaacactttggtttttcccggaaatccactagatacggaaagaattgagtaaaaggtaataggataaaaaggatttaaattaaaggattataagagaggatcataaaaggaatataatatattgagaaaggttaagggaacctaagtaataagatcccaggtatgatccctcaaacgataaacgaaaacgaaagttaagcgaaccgtataacagatcagcggtcattaggcaaataattaggaagttaatcaaagggataagagaggatggtgtcatccaaccaatagaaagaggacaaaggaggggtgatgacatcacaaagtgatgcaagcatgacataagagggaaggaaatgtggtggaatattaaccacacaaaatcaagggtaaatgggtaattgacctaaaacaaaacaaaactaattcaaccaaccaagcaaatattcattttcatcaaaacaaaaacacaaaattctccttcatcctccctttgctctcggcttttgccattttcaaagaaaacaattttcaaa
This sequence is a window from Apium graveolens cultivar Ventura chromosome 9, ASM990537v1, whole genome shotgun sequence. Protein-coding genes within it:
- the LOC141685913 gene encoding uncharacterized protein LOC141685913; the encoded protein is MRHPSDSPSWRNVDCRWPEFGSEARNIRLGLAVDGPQEPGNDIDVYLQPLIDDLKKLWEEGEPNVYDAHTKSFFTLKAILMWTINDFPGYGNLSGCVNKGYRACLVCGDHTVAKYLSRSRKMSYQGHRWYLDLYHPYRRQRTAFNGEQEFGCALEPLSGEEVLGQQQQLRFSFGKGGSKERWSLHGKNNVMHVEKNVCDNIIGTLLYMKFKSKDSLASHLDLVDMGIRPDLAPEVGEKRTYLPPVPYTLSRKEKQTILASLYDMKLPYGHASNIRNCVSMIDMKLYGLKSHDYHILLQQLLPVCIRSVLPKNVRSYVRNRLYPEGSIAEGYLKEESIEFCSEFYSGSSRTAGLPRDEKKISGPIGGVTMKSVAEKERDEAHLSVLRNNSEVEPYFMLHKKYLEEIYRGKKKSVQWLLGEHNRQFADWFEQKVSTEMRENTEAVSETLRWLAGKPSFSVLTYESYAVEGVRYHTKDRDNARVVQNSGVSLVARTVQVSSAKDMNPIESDLKFYGVIREIWELDYHAFKAPLFLLHGQ